Proteins from one Listeria innocua genomic window:
- the mreC gene encoding rod shape-determining protein MreC — MPQFFLNKRLIILLISIIVLVALVGFSLRDRENASWPEQFVKDVVGFGENIVAKPTSFVSGVFGGVADLKNTYTENQHLKERLEELAQLESEVADLKKENKDLKESLDITDSIRDYDPLNASVISRNPTNWNDQVEIDKGSSDGVKPDMAVTTPSGLIGRVTTTGAKSATVELLTSSDVKNRVSAKVQGDENAFGIINGYDSDTKLLELKQLPYDMKFKKGQKVVTSGLGGKFPAGIFIGTIEKVETDKMGLSQTAFIKPGADMYDLNHVTVLKRSAEAGTTADDTSSSDTTGGR, encoded by the coding sequence ATGCCACAATTTTTTCTTAATAAACGTTTGATTATCTTGTTAATATCCATTATTGTTCTTGTCGCGTTAGTTGGTTTTTCTTTACGCGATCGTGAAAATGCTTCGTGGCCAGAACAATTTGTGAAAGATGTTGTTGGATTTGGCGAGAATATTGTAGCTAAGCCTACTTCATTTGTCTCAGGTGTGTTTGGTGGAGTTGCAGACTTAAAAAACACATATACTGAAAATCAACATCTGAAAGAACGTTTAGAAGAATTGGCACAACTTGAAAGTGAAGTTGCAGACTTAAAAAAAGAAAATAAAGATTTAAAAGAAAGTCTAGATATTACTGATAGTATCCGGGACTATGATCCACTGAACGCCTCTGTTATTTCTAGAAATCCTACTAATTGGAATGATCAAGTTGAGATTGACAAAGGCTCAAGCGATGGAGTAAAACCAGATATGGCAGTAACTACGCCGAGTGGTCTTATTGGTAGGGTGACAACAACAGGTGCAAAATCTGCTACGGTTGAATTGTTAACTTCATCGGATGTTAAAAATCGTGTTTCTGCTAAAGTACAGGGAGACGAAAATGCATTTGGAATTATTAATGGATATGACAGTGATACGAAGTTGCTTGAATTAAAACAATTACCTTATGATATGAAGTTTAAAAAAGGACAAAAAGTTGTTACTTCTGGACTCGGAGGGAAATTCCCGGCAGGTATTTTTATCGGTACTATTGAAAAAGTAGAAACTGATAAAATGGGATTATCTCAGACTGCGTTTATTAAGCCGGGTGCTGATATGTATGATCTAAATCATGTTACTGTTCTAAAGCGTTCAGCTGAAGCAGGAACAACGGCAGATGATACATCCAGTTCGGACACGACTGGAGGCAGGTAA
- a CDS encoding rod shape-determining protein: MFGFGNKDIGIDLGTANTLVYMKGKGIVLREPSVVAMKKDTQEIVAVGSDAKNMIGRTPGNIVAIRPMKDGVIADYDTTAAMMKYYIQKAGKSVNASKPRVMICVPSGITGVEKRAVIDATRQAGAKDAFTIEEPFAAAIGAGLPVGEPTGSMVVDIGGGTTEVAVISLGGIVTSRSVRTAGDDLDEVIINYIRKKYNLLIGDRTAEAIKMEIGSASPKGLDLSPFSIRGRDLVTGLPKTIEVTPEEISEALSDTVAAIIDAVKGTLENTPPELSADIMDKGIVLTGGGALLRNLDTVISEETKMPVIIAEEPLDCVAIGTGKALENMDMYKRKKMN; encoded by the coding sequence ATGTTTGGATTTGGTAATAAAGATATTGGAATTGACTTAGGAACAGCGAACACACTTGTCTATATGAAGGGAAAAGGTATTGTCCTTCGTGAGCCTTCCGTTGTGGCAATGAAAAAAGACACACAAGAAATAGTTGCAGTTGGTAGCGATGCAAAAAATATGATTGGTAGAACACCAGGAAATATTGTTGCTATTCGACCAATGAAAGATGGCGTTATTGCTGATTATGATACAACAGCAGCAATGATGAAATATTACATACAAAAAGCTGGTAAAAGCGTTAATGCTAGCAAACCACGTGTAATGATATGTGTACCATCAGGCATTACTGGTGTTGAAAAACGCGCTGTGATTGATGCAACTCGTCAAGCAGGGGCTAAAGATGCCTTCACTATTGAAGAACCTTTCGCTGCAGCTATTGGTGCTGGTCTTCCTGTAGGGGAACCAACTGGTAGCATGGTAGTTGATATTGGTGGTGGTACAACAGAAGTTGCTGTAATTTCTTTAGGTGGTATCGTAACAAGCCGCTCTGTAAGAACTGCTGGCGACGATTTGGATGAAGTTATTATTAATTATATCCGCAAAAAGTATAATTTATTAATCGGTGATCGTACTGCAGAAGCAATTAAAATGGAAATCGGTTCAGCTAGTCCAAAAGGATTGGACTTATCTCCATTTAGTATTCGTGGTCGTGATTTAGTAACTGGTCTTCCAAAAACAATTGAAGTTACTCCGGAAGAAATCAGTGAAGCACTTTCTGATACCGTTGCAGCAATTATTGATGCTGTAAAAGGAACACTTGAAAATACGCCACCAGAATTATCTGCTGATATTATGGATAAAGGAATTGTATTAACAGGTGGGGGTGCGCTTCTTCGTAACTTAGATACAGTTATTTCTGAAGAAACAAAAATGCCTGTAATTATTGCTGAAGAACCACTTGATTGTGTTGCCATTGGTACTGGTAAAGCGCTAGAAAACATGGACATGTATAAACGCAAAAAAATGAACTAA
- the radC gene encoding RadC family protein, whose translation MLVNEISENEKPREKLQNYGIEALSTSELVALIIETGTKTESVLTIANRIMMKFKHIAEMQYASIEEFQLVNGIGIAKASKIMAAVELGKRISLVTEQKEIVIRCPEDAVKLVMPELAFLFQEHFHCIFLNTKNQVIYRQTIFVGGLNASIVHPREVFRLALRKSSASIMCFHNHPSGDPAPSSEDLLVTKRLAEAGNIVGITLLDHIIIGKNKYISLKEKGYF comes from the coding sequence ATGCTAGTAAATGAAATCTCGGAAAATGAGAAGCCACGAGAAAAATTACAAAATTATGGGATAGAGGCGCTTTCGACTTCGGAGTTAGTGGCATTAATTATTGAAACTGGAACGAAAACGGAATCAGTTTTAACAATTGCTAATCGAATTATGATGAAATTTAAACATATAGCTGAAATGCAGTACGCGTCTATTGAAGAATTTCAATTAGTGAATGGAATTGGAATTGCTAAAGCCTCAAAAATTATGGCAGCAGTCGAACTTGGGAAACGCATCAGTTTAGTTACGGAACAAAAAGAAATTGTCATTAGATGTCCGGAAGATGCAGTGAAACTAGTAATGCCTGAGTTAGCTTTCCTTTTTCAAGAACATTTCCACTGTATTTTTTTAAACACCAAGAATCAAGTGATTTATAGGCAAACAATCTTTGTCGGTGGTTTGAATGCTTCCATTGTTCATCCTAGAGAAGTTTTTAGACTGGCATTAAGAAAATCATCAGCTTCTATAATGTGTTTTCATAACCATCCGTCTGGTGATCCCGCGCCTTCAAGTGAAGATTTACTTGTGACTAAACGTTTAGCGGAGGCTGGAAATATTGTTGGAATAACGCTTTTAGACCACATTATTATTGGGAAAAACAAATACATTAGTTTAAAAGAAAAAGGCTACTTTTAA
- a CDS encoding prepilin peptidase: MVYFLLIIYSSIFISFIQVAGECFPIKKSFLFRFSECNHCQKTLSFSQMIPIYSFLFLKGKSKCCQTPIPLNYFLLELTTPIYILLLHYQFSFSYRFVIGCIIYYFLAFFFVTDILYLHVPNSVMILFFLVLLTCYISFQQPAVSLIYSSLISNCFYLLFFILFRKGIGLGDIKILIILSSFLGFEMGYIIFFLSIVLGAIILLSALVLKKVEKNKQVPFVPYIFISFIIVSILMK; this comes from the coding sequence ATGGTTTACTTTTTACTAATAATCTATAGTTCTATTTTTATTTCTTTTATTCAAGTCGCAGGGGAATGCTTTCCAATAAAAAAATCATTTCTATTTCGTTTTTCAGAATGTAATCATTGTCAAAAAACGTTATCGTTCTCTCAAATGATACCAATTTATTCATTCCTATTTTTAAAAGGGAAATCTAAATGCTGTCAAACTCCTATTCCGCTTAACTACTTTTTATTAGAATTAACGACACCAATTTACATCCTTCTTCTGCATTATCAATTTTCTTTTTCTTATCGTTTTGTTATAGGCTGTATTATTTATTATTTTCTCGCCTTTTTCTTCGTGACAGATATTTTATATTTGCATGTTCCTAATTCTGTAATGATTCTATTCTTTTTAGTATTGTTGACATGTTATATTTCCTTTCAACAACCAGCTGTATCTTTAATCTACTCTAGTCTTATAAGTAATTGTTTCTACTTACTATTTTTTATTTTATTTCGAAAAGGCATTGGATTAGGCGACATTAAAATACTTATTATTTTAAGTTCTTTTTTAGGTTTTGAAATGGGATATATTATCTTTTTTCTCTCCATTGTTCTAGGTGCAATCATCCTTTTAAGTGCTTTAGTTTTAAAAAAAGTGGAGAAAAATAAACAAGTGCCTTTTGTACCTTACATTTTTATATCATTTATCATAGTTAGTATTTTAATGAAATGA